A stretch of Triticum aestivum cultivar Chinese Spring chromosome 1D, IWGSC CS RefSeq v2.1, whole genome shotgun sequence DNA encodes these proteins:
- the LOC123160653 gene encoding anaphase-promoting complex subunit 10-like — protein sequence MILAVLFANSEGNIRIEKMIPSYSQPLTPHREAWSVSSCKPRNGVASLRDDSLDTYWQSDGAQPHLVNIQFQKKVQLQLVVLYVDFKLDESYTPSKISIRAGDGFHNLKEIKTVDLLKPVGWVHISLSGTDPRETFIHTFMLQIAVLANHLNGIVGTLIHC from the exons atGATACTCGCCGTGCTCTTCGCCAACTCCGAAGGCAACATCCGCATCGAGAAGATGATACCCTCCTACTCCCAACCACTCACACCACATCGAGAGGCCTGGAGCGTCAGCTCCTGCAAGCCCCGCAACGGCGTCGCCTCCCTCCGCGACGACAGCCTCGACACCTACTGGCA GTCGGACGGCGCGCAGCCGCACCTGGTCAACATCCAGTTCCAGAAGAAGGTGCAGCTGCAG CTTGTTGTGCTGTACGTGGATTTCAAGCTGGACGAGAGCTACACGCCCAGCAAGATCTCCATCCGGGCCGGCGACGGCTTCCACAATCTCAAG GAAATTAAAACGGTGGACCTTTTGAAGCCAGTAGGATGGGTTCATATATCATTATCTGGCACTGATCCCCG AGAAACATTCATTCATACATTTATGCTCCAAATTGCGGTGCTGGCCAATCACCTGAATGGTATTGTTGGTACCCTGATTCATTGTTGA